The genomic segment CTCCCGCGGGCGGGCGCATgcgccccgccgcctcccatGGCAACGGCGGCTCCCTGGCAACGGGCGGGGGGCGGGGTGAGGCGGCGTGAGGGGTGTGAGGAGTGAAGCGGGATGAGGGCGAAGCGGTGTGGGAGATAAAGCGGAGTGAGACGGGATGAAGGATGAGGCAGTGTGAGAGATGAGGCGGAATGAGGGGTGAAGCAGGATGGATGGAGCGGTGTGAGGGGTGAGGCGCGATGAGGAATAACGCGGGGTGAGGGATGAGGCGGGAAGGATGAAGCGGTGTGAAGCAGGATGGATGAAGTGGTGtgaggggtggggtgggatggatgAAGCGGTGTGAGGGGTGAGGCAGGAAGGATGAATCAGTGTGAAGCAGGATGGATGAAGCGGTGTGAGGGGTGAGCATTGTAAGctttctttttggtccctggtagttgttttaccaggacctgagagtgctaatatcaATCAGCCgtctctcaggagctcacatttagccagcagagaaggaCCTGAGGCCTTGCTTGACGCGTTCCgcaagaatctttatttcatgtgaagggtggtcaagcagcatctctcagaacaaagggcagacagtcatatttataggttcaagagGGATTGAAACTACAGCCAgtaaaaagtttatacaaaaaaacatttatccaatctaagtcaaaagttctaaagatgaactgaccaattacacaaactaatttctaaccaattatcttccaaggtgTTAGAGAGcgaccaaattcttaaggaatttggctcagccttggtatctaggataccttatctatcatagcaagttccaggggaagatggctttggaggaattgtatcatccacaagGTGGGATGAGGAATAACACGGGGTGAGGGGTGAGGCGGGAAGGATGAGGCAGTGTGAGGGTTGGGATGGGTGAAGCAGTGTGAGGGGTGGGATGGATGAAGCCGTGTGAAGCAGGATGGATGAGGCAGTGTGAGGGATGAAACAGGATGAGGAATAACACAGGGTGAGGGATGAGGTGGCCCAACaatggcagggatggatccGCCGTTCCCTGTCCAGCTCTGGCGGGGCTGTGACCGGCCCATGGCCATGGGCGAGCCGAGGACAgcaggccaggttggatggggtgtggatgatacaattcctccaaagccaccTTCCCCTagcccctggaacttgctatgATAGATAAGgtttcctagataccaaggctgaaCCAAATTCCTTgagaatttggtcactctcctaacactttggaagataattggttagaaattagtctgtgtaattggtcagttcacctttagaacttctcacttaaaTTGGATGCTGttttttgtataaacttttattggctgtagtttgaatcccccccctgaacctataaatatgactgtctgtCCTTTGTTCTgggagaatcctgcctgactcccttcacatgaaataaaggttcttgtggaactcgtcaaGCAAGGCCtcaggtctttctctgctggctaaatgtgagctcctgagagatagctaaattattttagcactctctggtcctggtaaataccaccagggaccaaaaggAAACCCAcaatggggcttggagcaacctggtcttatggaagctgtccctgcccatggcagaggaactggaatgagatgagctttaaattccttccaacccaaaccattccacgaGTCTGTGATTTGCTCAGGGTAGCTGTGAATGAAATCTTGTCTCTTTTCCCAGTGTCTCCTTGGAAGTGCAAGCTGTGGATGCTCAGCCCCTTCTGATGGGAGAAGTGCACAGAGAGCTTTGTGAGTTTtgacagcagagccagagctggccctggcacCTCCTGGACACAGTCAGGTAtctccatttattttattgtgccCACTGAAATGGGCTCCTGATGGGTGACTGAGGGCACACACCTTGAACAACATTCAAAGCACATCTTTTCAACAGTTTATTGATGCCTTTAGTTTTTTCAGTTGATGAATAAGAGTTTTAGGGAATGCAACATCAACATAACCTTATGGTTTTCTTACAAACAAATCTAAAATCttgacagaattatttttatatcactTGCTCAGAAAATTAGTGCTCTGTTTTCAAGTGATATTTAGGCCCTCTTTTTCACAGATCAGGATCATCTAATCAGGATTTCttaaacacaaaaacaaagacATCAATGCCTAAGGTGAAAATTAGGTGTCAAgtccagaaaaataatttggggtttttttaatttatttgaaataagattagaaaatgctgattttgctgaaattttgaATTCTTATAAACCTTCACTTCTCAATTGTTGGTAAATACATGATACAAAGTTAGGCACTCAAAAGGTCCCAGTAGTGCACAGTCACTATCTCTTTGTAAATTTTTAAGACTTGCAAATCACTTCTGCACTTTATTGACCATAAAAGTCTGTTTTTCAGCAGAGACTTGGGGAGCTGTGCACAATAAATCAGATTTGGCTCaatttaggaatttttctgTGATCCTTGTGTTCAGCAGGCACTCAGGTTGCAGAGTTCAACAGTATCAATAAATCAGGACACTTCAGGCAGATTTAGTTGCCAGAAGTGAGGTGCATTCCTGGTACCCTTGCTGAATAATAGCATATTGTCTAAATACTTTAAATTCTTTTGAATGCACTCATTACAGATGGCGTTCAGATATTTGGAAATTGGTCAGGGATTTGGCAAAGCATGAGGAATAAACAGCTTAATCCAAGGAAATACAGCACCATTTGCTGATGCAATCCTTGCTTGCCCTTTGCCCCCTGAACTTTCACATGAATTCATACAACCACTGCTGCAACCAAAACCCACAGTTgaaaggagagggaatggaaaaggaaaagcagttttctgccctgtgctccagcagctttAGCAGGGCAAggtggagcaggaggggatggctggaagggcaggcacagcctctTCATtctggctgcaggcagctctgaaatTCTCTCAGCTGATCTCACTAAAAGGCACCTTTGcattgcagctctgcagtgggtgAGCACTGGAGCAAAGCTGGGGGCTTCTACCTATGAAAAATGATGGTTTTGTCCATCTGGAGCTGATACAATATTTACTGTGTGGAGACACATCAAGGTTCTTACCCTTGGGGCCTAAGGGCCACTGTCCCCTCGCAGTTTTTAAGGAACAGTGTGGCAAAAGCAGCTTCAATGCAGATTGGTGTCACAAACATTGCCCCCCATGGGATCCTGGGCCTGATTTTCTGTCCTTCAGCCCCTGACAGCACCTGCACACCTTGGCTTTCACTGAATTAGTGCCCTCACACCACCACACATAAAAACAGCTCCTCTAAACCATTTGTAGATTCCTACAGGACATTCTTGCTGGTATTCATTTGTGTAACTTTGTTTTCAGTGATATTTCTAAGACATAAACAGCTTTTTATCTTCCTGAACACCCCCTCCAAACAATCCCCAGACTATTCCCTGACACACTTGTGCAGGTAGAATTGAGAGCAAGAGCTACAAAATCTCATACTAACATTCCTCACAAGTTGGTTTCTTTAATGAGAATATTTTCCCCAACCCCTTGAataatttaattacagaaagtcacctttttttcccaaaaaattccatattttattGTTGGTAAGTTAACTTAGATACCTCGGTTTGTCTTGCTTTTGTAGTGTTGTGTATTACTTTCATACTAACATGACCAATTAAAAACCATACCCCCctcaatttttaattattaatttcaaGTACTCCATGAACTGATTGAGAATGACTCTGAGTCAAAGTTTTGGCTATACTTTTATTTACTTCACGTACTATGAACATATACATTACATgctacaaaaaataaaaaaggacttTACTGTCAAGAAAGTGGATAGTGTTATAATACAATGGCACATGTTCgtatttttcttcaaacagGTTTGGTTAGAATCCTTCCCCAAAACCATTAACAAAAAGGAAGTGTTTTACTCTTAAAGATGattagaaatatttgcattattaACAAATACAATTCAAACAGATTAACAAGATTTAACCAGGTCATATATTAGTAAAAAGGCTGGGGCTTaccaaaatgaaatatatattaaaaaaccaTAGCAGCCAGTTGTACTTTTTAGTGTGATATAACGTGTAAATGCACCAGAAGAACACAGTGTAACTGAGCATTCTGCTTTCATGGTGTATTTCTAGAAATGATTATTCTAGTTCTAACACCTGCCTATGCACAAGAGACCAAAACCACAGCCAAGGAAGAGACAAAAGATTGTGACCAACATTCTGAGCAATGATTTTTTTGCACGCATcggggagaagggagggaacaAATAGAAGAGGATAAACAAAGGCCACAAAAGGATTTCATCTACATGTTCATGAACATAGGTTCTACCTATTTGCCTTGAAGAGCCTGACAAGTTGAAATGTTTTGTCCAAATTCATATTCCTTTCTATCACCTATGAAACAAAATCACTTTTCAGCTTAGAACTGAAGAGTGGGAAACAGTTGCATTAATGGATCAGCTAAAAAAACTGCTTGACAAGAACTTGGGATTCTAGTGTAACAGCAGCTATTAAGACTCCTCtagtttctttattttgctctttcaAAGTGTACAAATATTCACAATTTATACAGTCTTTAACAAAACCACATCTACAAAGTTTGCAGGGTATTTGCTAATTAATTCAATTCATGTCCTTCCTATTAAAAAGGCAAGGTTTGCATAATAAAACTtccagaaaaatgttcttttggtATCTTAATTCCTGATTGGAAAGGTACAAATATATGGACTTTCATTAACTGCAGTTGGCAAAAATACTTCAGAACAGTGTCACTCTAAAGACATACTGTTTATTATGGTTTTTTTGCaatagctgaagaaaaatataagcaTACATGGGGAACTGAAAAACTCAGTACTAAGTCTGTTATTTAGAGTGCAGCTATTgaacaaaccccccaaacagTTACAGTGAATATCAAGATCAGaggaaaaatacaaatcagCCTTAAAGAACCTGATGAGTTACAGAACCTAGAGTTagtttctcaattttttccccctcaaagtAAATTTTGTACTAAGCTAGAAGAGCTCCCACAATCACTGGCACGTCACCCTAACCAGAATAACAATCCAAGGTAGAACAGAGCTGCAATTCCTCATTTCCATTCTtaccccactgtccctgctggcagttTTTGATAATAATCCTCAGTAGTGCTCATGAGACTGGTGATGGACAAGTGTGATTAACATTAGTCCACAGAATTAATGAGTGCCCATAACCTGAACATTACTCAGACTTGCTGATGGATTAGTTTTGAAGTAAAACAACTAGTACTTaaatagaacagaaatattATAATTTCCAGCATGTTACAGAGTTCTGAGGTAAAGTGTTACCAGTATTGTTGTAGGGTTGGTGCCCTGCAGCAAAGGCCTTTGCAGCCCATGAGCCATTGGGGTCACACAGGCTTGAAGCAACCAAACCCAAGAGTTTCACTTTGATAGCATTTAGAAAAACCTTTCTGCATGGATTATACTGTAGTCAAAGTTACAAAATTTAGTTTGGTCACACGAGTGCTGTGCTTGGAAAACAACCCAGGGTACAGGCAAGGGAGAGTTACTTCAGTGTTTAATTTCAGTTTACAAAACTTACTAAATCCATTCTGATTTATATTAGAGAAAACCAGATAATTAGAACAGACTAAAAAACAACCATCAAGCAGTGCATAATACTGCCTACTCAATGCACTGATTTTCATCATGAGCTAGGAAGCCATATTTACTCTTATTATGCCTTTTGAGAATCAATCCAGAAGCAcacaattattttccattagtttattaaaaataaaatcctcatGAATTCACTATCAAATATTTTACAGATGGGAATTAAACTAAAAGAGTCCCCAGagtgtctttaaaataaaactaatatttGGTTTGTCAGTTCACCGTGTTTGACACTGATTTGTACTGTAACAGTATTGTACAATATTGAAGAATTCTAGAAAAATTAAACTAGCCCTACAGAATTGAGTTTTATTGGAAAGCAGTGTCAATATTTTAGTATATTTAGTGAATCAAACACTGCTTTAAAGCTACGTATTAAAGTGCTACGCACGTATTTTTCAGCACTCATATGGAGGTTTACACTTCCATAAGCCTTGTATTTGTGGATAAAAGGAGCTACTGTGTGTtaataaaaatcttaaattaaaaTCAGCTGCTATGTTTGAAGCATCAACAGTACTGAAGAAATCAATCTAGTGTCCACAAGCTTCTAGAATTCTGAGGTTGATTGGATCTGTCATTTACCATGAAAATGGTAAGGATCTGTAAATCATAAGGCTGCCCCCAACGGGCCCTGCATCAGTCTGTGTTGTGCACAGCTAACTGGCcatgcagagcactgcagagccttTCTAGGACAGAGAACCAGGATGGCAAAAAAACAAGGAGAGAGCTCCAGGATAAATTTGTGAAATTTCTATCAAGGTATTGAATTGTCTACGGTTGACGTTCATTGCCTGAGGAAGAAGCGACATAAGCAATGGGCCCAGAGAGAGCTGTAAATGTTCTCTGAACATCTACAGCACTgctttctccagctgctgctgctggcaaggTCCAGGCTGCCGTGCACGTGGACATAAGCAGGCATTACAACCTAGAATCATGGCCTAGCTGTGCCACTGGACACACGAGTTATCTACTGTCGTACCCTGAATGAATGACCCTTGCTTAAGGAATGGTGGTGTTGAGTCCCAGGGGTTTGCAGGTTATCAGAATGCTTATCCAAGCAATACCGCTTGCAGCGTCGGTCCGAGCTTAGTCTTGATGGCATCTGCAATAAAAACAAGTTGAGATTGTTCCCATCTGTAAGAGCAACTGTTGAGCCACACTCAGCTGAAGTCCTCGTCGGGATTCTGTTGATCCAGCAGACGGACGTGTGTGAATGGAAAGTGGCCACGTCTGCCATTGCATTCTCCTTCCCACTGCCCACTGACGTTAATCTTTGTGACCTTTACCAGCTCACCGACCTGTGGGGTAAGAAATGCACAGTTACAACCCAGAAACGGGAGGagctgccacccctcccctggTGTGCTGTCACCCACGTGCACCAGATACACAGCTATAAAAAGCAGCTTTAGTCATGACAGTGTCTGAGACAGCAGCCTGCCCCCAATGCCATTCACTCCAGGAAAGTGTACAAAGAAATGTACCTAGGTCAGGTGAGAACTACCCAAAGAGGCAGCAATCCAAAAGCAATCTTTGCAGTGCTCTTGGGACCTGCCATCAGGTGCTTTGTGCCTTGCTGGGCTGACAAAGGCCTGCACACTGCTGGGACCCCATCCAGAGCCTCAGAAAGCAAGGAAGGCTGCACCTGGACCAAGTGGACACTGATGTgcatcctcagctgctccttacTTTTGAAATTCCCCTTTTCAAGCTCTGGAAAGTAGAGGATCTCTCTCTCTTCACAGTGTGTAAGAAGTGCCATAaggctgctctgttcctgctcaGATAGCATTTCAGTCTTTCCCAGCATGGATTTCTCAGAGAAATAAATCCCACTGAACCACAGAAgtgtttaggttggaaaagatctctagggtcatcaaatccaaccatcAACTGAGCACTGCCAAGCCCTGCACTCATGGGAATAGTACAGCCAAGTGATGCCCTCTGTCTCCTGCCCAGGAATCCATCTCCTGTTCTAAGCTCCACCCCAATATTGCCAGCACCATCCCAAGGCATCACCTCTCATcccctgggacacagggacacactgcaCAGCAGGCAGTTCACATCAGGACACGAGTCTGAGCAGTCCCAACTCTGTTTCATATGTAAGGGCACTTCAATTAAGTGGCACTTACACAAGCTGAGGAAGCACAATTTACATTGTAGAGACACTCACTGCAGAGTTAATGAATGCACCACTGAAAAGCTGGCAATCCATTTCTGCCCCTCTGTAGAATTTTATCAATAATCTGATTTATGAGCAACGTACAACGGTTTTTAGAACCCTTCCCACATCACAGATGGAGGATGCTTTTGGGATAGATACACTCTATTTTCTTTCACTAATACTGTAAATAAATTCTGAAGGTGTGGCCAAAGGCAGCATTTCATCCAGAAATTCACTGAATATAGAGTTGTAGTTTACACAGATGCTCATCACTGTGTTCCAAATCCATCTAAAACACAACCtcattatttgcattttgtggGCAGCTAACaaagaacaaggaaaacaatttcagaTGTTAGCAATCTCCATTAACTTTACAGGTTTTAATCACTTGCAATCTTTTGCCAGAACAGCTTTTAACAGTTCATAAATTCAACCCCTTTCATGGACATTTAATTAAGCTTCCCATACCTCTCATGATTACTTATCTGGTAATGAGAGGCCCACTGGGACTCTTGCTGTAgctttatttttgccttttgtaGTCATTAGTATAGACATTTTAATGAAtcatattttgaagaaaatccTCTTATGTATTAGCTACAGGCAAAGGAAGCCTTCCTTTGGTACTGAATGCAAACCTCAGCTCTTCAGGAATTTAATAATGcagtttgtttaattttgctaCTGCTAATAACCACTGGGGGGTTGTACCAACAAAAAATACTCTGCTGACCAAAACAATACATCAGCTATAATTTAACAAGGATAAGATTCAATGTGACAATACTACAAATGGAAAATCTGATCTCCTAATCACAGCCATTACCAGAACAATGTCCCAGATAACTTTAAACTGCTTCAGACCTGGATAGAATCCACAGATCAGAACAGTGTTTAACCTCCAACccactgggaagggaaaaagattTGCAGTGAAGTTTGCTGGTCTCTGCTCTGCTATCACACCCTAATTAGTATTAAACCCTAATTAGGGTTTATCTTGGATGCCTTACAATAAACTCACCTGCAAAAGGTGGGTTCAACAGAGCAATGACACAGTTACAGTATGGGAAGTTGTGGAACTCCCTTGCTCCCAGAGCATCCTGTAGCTGCTTTTTGGTTTCCAGGGGTGTTTcagggtcactgcagccaaGGGACACTCACTTATGAATTCCCCTTATTGTACAGAGCTACActtaaaagctgcatttcagtAATTGTTAAATGAGGGGAGACCTCTGAGATTAAATATCCCTTTTTTTgccagtacagtaatttcatttagCAGACACACTGATCCAATTCTTCATTCCCatttcatttatatatatatatatataaacctTCTCATTcattcttatatatatatatctatatatctacaTCTGTCAAAGCAGACTAACTTTAAGCAAGCATGGACCATTTCACAATTGCTGCCTTTATAAAAAGTCTCCATTAGATCCTGACTAACTGAGAGATCTTTCCAGGTCTGCTTCAAACCTCTGCCCAGTAAACTACAGTTCAACCACTCTCCTGAACACAATACAACCTTCccaaaaattacttctttttacAGTGCTGAAGTTTTAAAACCTTTAGGCTAGGAGTGGATGTTGTCTCTAAATTCTCCTCTCTTTTAGCATGATTTATGGCAACATTAGTCCATAGAGCATCATCCCACCAAGCACAGCACCTCAGGAACAACACTGTACCCTGCTAGAAAGCCAGCTTTGTCTCAGTCTTCATCAGAagttttaaaactaaatataCCCCATATGCTTCAAAGCAAAACTGAAGGTTCAAGTGAAGACTTCTGTATGCTGTGGTTTTATTCCAAGTACTCCTCTTTGGTGAGGTCAAGGTGGCAGAGTTCTGCTActgttacaaagaaaaaaaataaatcgATCGATCTCAGAGTCATTCACCACACAGatcttccctttttctcctctattttctcttaaaatagACTAAAAACTCCCTGCATAGGTCCAGTTACATGCAAAATAAATGTCAACTTCTCCTGCTGCATCTTTTTTCCATAATAGAGCACAGACTTTATTAGAACATCACCTGCTCTGATCCTCCTTCCTTGAACTCTTCAAAAGCATGTCAGGCTTAAAATAACAGAACAGCACAGATATTCTGTTTGCAGTTTGGGCAAAAACTGTTTGATGTTAAGAATCTATTTTTCTAAGAGGAACAGTGGGATCCACCCCCTCCCATGAATATTGCCAGATTTAAGGATAAGaattttcatttggaaagaaTCCCACTTGCTATATTTATAAAGAGGTCTGGGCAAAAATGGTCTCATAAGATTTACATAATGCTCTCTACTAAGTTATCTAAGAAAGAGATCTCTAAATAAACAGAGAAGGAACACCATGAAGTGAAAGGGAACGAGGAAAAAGGAGACAACAAGAAACAGCACTTTGATAGACAGCATGGAGAAGAAGTTGGGAGAAAATGAAGTGcatattgctttttttcctgcacagacATTGAAAGCAACTCAGTAACATTGTGACTGGAAGTGATAAAAGCTGCAAAGCTTTGAAGGCCACTAGAAGCAGTGATAAATGGCTCACTTTTTAAACTAAATGTTTGCAATATTCCATACAGAATAAAGAACCACCACTGCTATTGCATTTCTTAACGGGAGAGCAAGACAGGAATGTAACACCCTAACCAAGAGGGCTGAGGTGCCAAGTGATAAATATTTAAGTAGTTTTAAGAGGCCTACAAAGGCCATTTGTGGCCACCAGAAATCTCCTGTGGTCACACAGCCAAGCTGAGCTGACACTTCTCAGCTGCCCCTCCCAAACACTTCACTGCTCAGCCTTTCCCATCAGTCACTAAAAGACTCTGGAGGTGTAAGGTAGCTCAGAAAAGAGAGGTGTTACCCACAAACTGCTCTTCCTACAGCACAGCACTCTTGCCAGATCATGTGAGTTTTGGTGAAGAGGATTGAGGTAACCTAAGATCAGCCCTGGCACTCACAAGCTGTTCTGCAGCGTGGAAAGCATTTCCTTTCACTCTAAGTTGCTTATGGCCTGGATTAGCAGCATTTCCTCACTCTCCCTATTTCACTCCACTCTCCCAAATCCTGCACTGGGCACCACTGGGGAGTTCTTCAGTGGAATAAAGTGTGAAGTTAAGCCTTAAGACAATGCAAAATTCAGAAAGGAAACTAAAGGTTTGGCTAAATATGCAGAGACTCAAAACCAACCTAACATCTGGTAAGTACAGCCTGCATTCAGGAATATTCCCAAGCTCCAGGAGGTAACTGGATGGAAAGAGTgtgaaaaagagggaaagagacaGTGTTTTAGCTTTTCTGAGAGTTTGAAGGGTGAAAATCCTCACATTTCCTCCAAATCCAGTGAGTTTACATAAATATCTATACCTGCTCTCAACCCAAAAATATTCAGACCTATAACAGAACATGTAGCAGCTCAGAGTGTATGTCCTACCTACAAGGGAAAGATTCCCCACGTGCCAGGCTGTACATCAATTATCCATCTGCAGCATGTGCTGCATCTCCCAGCTCTGTAGCAGGCACACCCCTAGAGCTGCCAGATCCCTGAAGTCCTGGAGTGCCTTTTGTGCTATGCACCATTACACAAAGTATTTGAGAGTGGAGAGGAGATGCTCTGACTCAGCACAGAAACTGTTTTTTCCCAAGTACTTAAAATGTTATATAAACAGGAAGTCAATTAGGTATCAGGAAATTCCAGAGCCTCTAGCTCAAAGAAAGCCTAGATTAAAGGTTACAATTTACATATCCTAAGGCAAAGGTCTGCCACAGGGAATACCTTAGCCTCAATTTCCTCAAATGGATCTTGGGGGAGAACTATCTGATGTGGAGAGATAGAGCACTCCAGCCAcctttttaaggagaaaaaaggcaaatcaaAAAGGGCCTGTGCAATCACTTGATCCTGTCAGGAAGTGAATCAACCTGGGGAAAACTCAGTGCTTTACTACAAACCCTACTCCATCAATCACTGCTTTATACCAGATCTAAACTGTGGTGTGAATTGTAAAATGCTCCTACCCCAAACCTAAACCCAAAGTAATCTGCTTGAGGTGATGTTACAATTAAATTCTAGGTGTGATCATCATCTCAGTCCAGGTAATTTCCAAGTGTATCAATGTTTCCACTGATTGCTTTAAAACTGCTGACAcattggggagaaaaaaaatacccaacacaacacaaaccaacaaacaaccCAGCACACCTTGTACAGATCATGGTGAGGCACACAACAGCAAACACAGGTTCAGACACACAATTTAtgagctgctccctctccctccctcccccccaaaataaacatGGATGGGGGAACACTTATGTTAGTGATGGTGGACAACAGACACAATACTGGTTCAGTAACCTAATAATAATCAACAATAATCTAATTTATAAGTGACTCCAGTCACTCACGTTATCCATAACTCATTAATCACGATGTAAAACCAGTATTACAaagcttttccctttctcattcCTCCAAAACTACCACGTGAGCGAAAGGGAAATCCCTTGAACAGATCTCTTCCTTCTAAATTTTGCCCATTATGTACCTCCAAAGCCAAGGCTGTCTTGTCGTAGGCATTAGGGACTCGCTTCTGGATAACCCGGGCATAAATAGGGCCATTCTGAAGGTTAGGGAGCGGAGTGttgatgctgggctgggcatAGGGCCCTGGCTCCGGCCCACCCAGTGGTTGTGGGTGGGAACTATCCTGGTTACCTCCAATCAGAGTGGGGACTGAAGCAGAGGAAGGTCTATACTTCTCGACGTAAGGAACGGGTATCATTCCCCTCTTCCCTTCGCTGTCTTCTGCGTTCCACCACTGCTCTTCAGGTTTGTCCCGGATTCTCAGTATGTCTCCTTTCTTAAAGGGGAGATCTTCCTCATCATTGCCATTAAAGTCAAACAGGGCTCGCACATACTCGGCCTCCTCCTGCCTGAGGATCACCCCGCTATTCTGCCTCGAGCGCGAAACCGGCTCTATCAAGGTTGTAGTGTCCAAATAGTGTATTTTGTAGAATTCCAGTAAAGATGGCAAAGAATCAAACTCTTGGTCACCTATTCGAAATCTGGTGGGATTTGACCCTGAAAAGAGAAGGCAACATGTCAAAGAGAGCATTAAAACTAGAAAGCAAA from the Catharus ustulatus isolate bCatUst1 chromosome 22, bCatUst1.pri.v2, whole genome shotgun sequence genome contains:
- the CRK gene encoding adapter molecule crk isoform X2; translated protein: MAGQFDSEDRASWYWGRLSRAEAVALLHGQRHGTFLVRDSGTIPGDFVLSVSESSRVSHYIVNSLGPAGSRRSGSEGPGAPGSNPTRFRIGDQEFDSLPSLLEFYKIHYLDTTTLIEPVSRSRQNSGVILRQEEAEYVRALFDFNGNDEEDLPFKKGDILRIRDKPEEQWWNAEDSEGKRGMIPVPYVEKYRPSSASVPTLIGGNQDSSHPQPLGGPEPGPYAQPSINTPLPNLQNGPIYARVIQKRVPNAYDKTALALE
- the CRK gene encoding adapter molecule crk isoform X3, which produces MAGQFDSEDRASWYWGRLSRAEAVALLHGQRHGTFLVRDSGTIPGDFVLSVSESSRVSHYIVNSLGPAGSRRSGSEGPGAPGSNPTRFRIGDQEFDSLPSLLEFYKIHYLDTTTLIEPVSRSRQNSGVILRQEEAEYVRALFDFNGNDEEDLPFKKGDILRIRDKPEEQWWNAEDSEGKRGMIPVPYVEKYRPSSASVPTLIGGR
- the CRK gene encoding adapter molecule crk isoform X4, producing MAGQFDSEDRASWYWGRLSRAEAVALLHGQRHGTFLVRDSGTIPGDFVLSVSESSRVSHYIVNSLGPAGSRRSGSEGPGAPGSNPTRFRIGDQEFDSLPSLLEFYKIHYLDTTTLIEPVSRSRQNSGVILRQEEAEYVRALFDFNGNDEEDLPFKKGDILRIRDKPEEQWWNAEDSEGKRGMIPVPYVEKYRPSSASVPTLIGGNQDSSHPQPLGGPEPGPYAQPSINTPLPNLQNGPIYARVIQKRVPNAYDKTALALEQNSATLTSPKRSTWNKTTAYRSLHLNLQFCFEAYGVGELVKVTKINVSGQWEGECNGRRGHFPFTHVRLLDQQNPDEDFS
- the CRK gene encoding adapter molecule crk isoform X1, which gives rise to MAGQFDSEDRASWYWGRLSRAEAVALLHGQRHGTFLVRDSGTIPGDFVLSVSESSRVSHYIVNSLGPAGSRRSGSEGPGAPGSNPTRFRIGDQEFDSLPSLLEFYKIHYLDTTTLIEPVSRSRQNSGVILRQEEAEYVRALFDFNGNDEEDLPFKKGDILRIRDKPEEQWWNAEDSEGKRGMIPVPYVEKYRPSSASVPTLIGGNQDSSHPQPLGGPEPGPYAQPSINTPLPNLQNGPIYARVIQKRVPNAYDKTALALEVGELVKVTKINVSGQWEGECNGRRGHFPFTHVRLLDQQNPDEDFS